A window of the Paralichthys olivaceus isolate ysfri-2021 chromosome 5, ASM2471397v2, whole genome shotgun sequence genome harbors these coding sequences:
- the radil2a gene encoding ras-associating and dilute domain-containing protein-like isoform X2 has product MISEERSSHVHKQALNFPVGLLIRSPKRRLAKLGRKPSNGSLHPNLRDSGRRGQAHGGGSLGGDHQAADDPAELSSQMSVPGILKIFGSDICQGTNYKSVLATTQSNAKELVKEALERYCLEKEDPTDYVLCDVIGKTGTDNHWKRECFRIVGDNEKPLMLQSLWKPKEGFSRRFEIQLRASVEEQSLKDRDTVTAGINAQARKLQKSRSRVTSLFVDGSGDDVDGLGIWRSLSEMDLSTMGKEASRAQQRIREDPEAEADKEVLRLGMEKEETESSDDNTTQYSIHPPFDFPYFLLLQGYSHRQDFVIYLMSGTTTIFGCCREHSNGEDEERLKVDILLFAPDVLPQHCSVRRLDSHSQTSTGEHRKTLTMLKPLHGAPVTRNGFLLKEEVELNPGDLVGLGKHYLFMFKDPTSLSGSLQTPPWMIRLCPNSDTKASSSCLSCGSSIATKRLQRKPLPPRWRDLEGKEALLSYELEQEERVLQEILEMLDPSGNEPKLTPAFLLSLCIQHSASTFELTHLRQLLLRIASQIQLIMWEKTKELATMQPEKSSSDKESNPLQLPSTEELIPGLQPLVLWMANSIELLHFIQHEVPQLLPWRQDHEGEGVLDSEMSSTRTACEEAMTVVEEVIMFTFQQSVYYLTKSMYPALPGLLDGNPFSESGQLRVPDGLSGILEVLKEALKLLTAFQVHPDISLQLCAYLFFFINASLFNALMERGSVAGFYQWSRGVQIRANLDLLMDWIQSIGLGDLATEYFQKLSAAVNLLATPKETLLQASWSSLRTEFAALNPAQLHHMLREYNSGKACPSGWNPSLDDAQDAVRTGNILESFDNHPPLILPSSTFHLELGKPVVEPALFEQLSRLQEFIRQLPRSETQVEPDVEEQAPNGTTTASLSTTSPSVRVFQDPVHQVVSGPVTSSSPEADQYSTALPAEPAQAHGSHSDLSSCEAVLTQKLKSLELQNALPGQAEMSYHKSLALDPSCLLTPPNTPQGMELAELEADLQEGARQQKKVSGCVEKKKEKMEEKEEEEREEVLMVELHRGPHGLGLALVDGTKTPLRMSGIYVKSVVPDSPAAQCQKLRMGDRILAVNGISLVGMEYNIGRELIRSSGDLLRLLIAKIDSKASSKGSTKC; this is encoded by the exons ATGATTTCAGAGGAGAGAAGCAGCCACGTCCATAAACAAGCCCTGAACTTCCCTGTGGGTTTGCTCATCCGCTCCCCGAAGAGACGACTGGCCAAGCTGGGCAGGAAACCCAGCAATGGGTCTCTGCA CCCCAACCTGCGGGACAGTGGACGCCGTGGCCAGGCGCATGGCGGCGGGAGCCTTGGCGGAGATCACCAGGCTGCAGACGACCCGGCTGAGCTGTCCAGCCAAATGTCTGTCCCTGGCATCCTGAAGATCTTCGGCAGTGACATCTGTCAGGGGACCAACTACAAGAGTGTGCTGGCCACCACTCAGTCCAATGCAAAGGAACTGGTGAAGGAGGCCCTGGAGAG GTACTGTCTGGAAAAAGAAGACCCCACAGACTATGTTCTCTGCGACGTGATTGGCAAGACGGGCACAGACAACCACTGGAAGAGGGAGTGTTTTCGTATTGTCGGGGACAACGAGAAGCCCCTGATGCTGCAGTCGCTTTGGAAACCCAAGGAAGGTTTCTCCAGGCGTTTTGAAATCCAGCTGAGAGCGAGTGTTGAAGAGCAAAGTttgaaggacagagacacagtcacaGCAG GCATCAACGCTCAGGCTCGTAAGCTGCAGAAGAGCCGCTCCAGAGTGACCTCTCTGTTTGTGGATGGCAGTGGGGATGATGTGGACGGACTCGGGATCTGGAGGAGCCTGAGTGAGATGGATCTGTCTACGATGGGGAAAGAGGCGAGCCGGGCCCAACAGAGGATCAGAGAGGATCCTGAGGCAGAGGCCGACAAGGAGGTGCTGCGACTCGGtatggagaaggaggagactGAGAGCAGTGACGACAACACCACCCAGTACTCCATTCATCCCCCCTTTGACTTCCCAtacttcctcctgctgcagggCTACAGCCACAGACAG GACTTTGTCATCTACCTGATGAGTGGGACGACCACCATCTTTGGCTGCTGCAGGGAGCACAGTAatggtgaggatgaggagaggctAAAGGTCGACATCCTTCTCTTTGCTCCTGATGTGTTGCCTCAACACTGCAGTGTCAGACGCTTGGACTCTCACAGCCAAACCTCCACTGGGGAGCACAGAAAGACATTGACAATGCTGAAGCCCCTCCACGGTGCTCCCGTGACCAGGAATGGTTTTCTACTTAAAGAGGAGGTGGAACTAAACCCTGGGGACCTGGTGGGTTTGGGAAAACACTACCTATTCATGTTCAAGGATCCTACAAGCTTATCTGGATCCCTCCAGACGCCTCCTTGGATGATAAGACTGTGCCCAAACTCTGATACAAAAGCGTCATCCTCTTGCTTATCGTGTGGCTCCTCCATCGCCACAAAAAGGCTCCAGAGGAAGCCTTTGCCTCCTCGCTGGAGGGACCTGGAGGGCAAAGAGGCTTTGCTAAGCTAcgagctggagcaggaggaaCGAGTCCTCCAGGAGATTTTGGAAATGTTGGACCCCAGTGGGAACGAACCGAAGCTGACGCCTGCTTTCCTGCTGAGCCTCTGCATCCAGCACTCTGCCTCCACGTTCGAGCTGACGCACCTGAGGCAGCTGCTGCTCCGGATTGCCAGTCAGATCCAGCTCATCATGTGG GAGAAGACAAAGGAACTCGCAACCATGCAGCCAGAAAA GAGCTCCAGTGACAAGGAGTCTAATCCTCTTCAGCTGCCcagcacagaggagctgatcCCAGGTCTGCAGCCCCTGGTGCTGTGGATGGCCAACTCCATTGAACTCCTGCACTTCATCCAGCACGAAGTCCCTCAGCTGCTGCCCTGGAGGCAGGACCACGAGGGTGAAG GTGTGTTGGACTCTGAGATGTCATCCACTCGGACAGCCTGTGAGGAAGCCATGACAGTCGTGGAGGAAGTTATCATGTTCACCTTTCAGCAGTCTGTCTACTATCTCACAAAG AGCATGTATCCAGCACTGCCTGGTCTGCTGGATGGGAACCCTTTCTCAGAGAGCGGCCAGCTGCGAGTGCCTGACGGACTCAGTGGCATCCTCGAGGTGCTGAAGGAGGCGTTGAAGCTTCTCACAGCTTTCCAGGTGCATCCCGACATCTCATTACAGCTCTGCGCCTACCTGTTCTTCTTCATCAACGCGTCGCTGTTCAACGCACTCATGGAGAGAG GATCTGTTGCTGGGTTCTACCAGTGGTCCCGAGGTGTTCAGATTCGGGCAAACCTGGACCTGCTGATGGACTGGATTCAGAGCATTGGACTAGGCGACCTGGCCACTGAGTACTTCCAGaagctctctgctgctgtcaatcTTCTGGCTACACCCAAAGAAACCCTCCTGCAG GCATCATGGTCGTCTCTCAGGACCGAGTTTGCTGCTCTGAACCCGGCCCAGCTTCACCATATGCTGAGGGAGTATAACTCAGGTAAAGCCTGTCCCAGCGGATGGAACCCGTCACTGGATGACGCTCAGGACGCTGTCAGGACAG gCAACATCCTGGAGAGCTTTGACAACCACCCGCCGCTCATCCTGCCTAGCAGCACCTTTCACCTGGAGCTGGGTAAACCCGTCGTGGAGCCAGCACTGTTCGAACAGCTCAGTCGTCTGCAGGAGTTCATTCGCCAGCTCCCCCGCAGTGAAACCCAAGTCGAACCTGATGTGGAGGAACAG GCTCCCAAtgggacaaccacagccagcctGTCTACGACCTCACCTTCAGTCAGAGTCTTCCAGGATCCTGTCCATCAGGTGGTCTCTGGCCCGgttacctcctcctcccctgagGCAGACCAGTACTCTACCGCCCTTCCTGCAGAACCTGCTCAGGCCCATGGTTCTCACAGTGACCTTAGCAGCTGCGAGGCCGTCCTGACCCAAAAGCTGAAGAGCCTGGAGCTGCAGAATGCCCTCCCAGGACAGGCAGAGATGAGCTACCACAAGAGCCTGGCGTTGGACCCATCCTGCCTGCTCACGCCACCCAACACCCCACAGGGTATGGAGCTGGCCGAGCTTGAGGCTGATCTGCAGGAGGGTGCCCGCCAGCAAAAGAAAG tgagtggatgtgttgagaagaagaaagaaaaaatggaagaaaaagaagaagaggagcgagAGGAGGTGCTCATGGTGGAGCTTCACAGAGGACCTCATGGTCTTGGGCTGGCGCTCGTAGATGGAACG AAAACGCCACTTAGAATGAGTGGGATTTATGTGAAGTCAGTGGTTCCCGactctcctgcagctcagtgtcagAAACTGAGAATGGGCGATCGCATCCTTGCTGTTAATGGCATCAGCTTGGTCGGTATGGAGTATAACAT tggTAGAGAACTGATTCGATCATCAGGAGACCTGCTCAGACTGCTCATCGCTAAGATCGACTCAAAGGCGAGCAGCAAGGGTTCGACTAAAtgctga
- the radil2a gene encoding ras-associating and dilute domain-containing protein-like isoform X1, producing the protein MISEERSSHVHKQALNFPVGLLIRSPKRRLAKLGRKPSNGSLQSNTSDNTVRSTESVGVRQPAKSKIRRHNNRLSSVFNYSPNLRDSGRRGQAHGGGSLGGDHQAADDPAELSSQMSVPGILKIFGSDICQGTNYKSVLATTQSNAKELVKEALERYCLEKEDPTDYVLCDVIGKTGTDNHWKRECFRIVGDNEKPLMLQSLWKPKEGFSRRFEIQLRASVEEQSLKDRDTVTAGINAQARKLQKSRSRVTSLFVDGSGDDVDGLGIWRSLSEMDLSTMGKEASRAQQRIREDPEAEADKEVLRLGMEKEETESSDDNTTQYSIHPPFDFPYFLLLQGYSHRQDFVIYLMSGTTTIFGCCREHSNGEDEERLKVDILLFAPDVLPQHCSVRRLDSHSQTSTGEHRKTLTMLKPLHGAPVTRNGFLLKEEVELNPGDLVGLGKHYLFMFKDPTSLSGSLQTPPWMIRLCPNSDTKASSSCLSCGSSIATKRLQRKPLPPRWRDLEGKEALLSYELEQEERVLQEILEMLDPSGNEPKLTPAFLLSLCIQHSASTFELTHLRQLLLRIASQIQLIMWEKTKELATMQPEKSSSDKESNPLQLPSTEELIPGLQPLVLWMANSIELLHFIQHEVPQLLPWRQDHEGEGVLDSEMSSTRTACEEAMTVVEEVIMFTFQQSVYYLTKSMYPALPGLLDGNPFSESGQLRVPDGLSGILEVLKEALKLLTAFQVHPDISLQLCAYLFFFINASLFNALMERGSVAGFYQWSRGVQIRANLDLLMDWIQSIGLGDLATEYFQKLSAAVNLLATPKETLLQASWSSLRTEFAALNPAQLHHMLREYNSGKACPSGWNPSLDDAQDAVRTGNILESFDNHPPLILPSSTFHLELGKPVVEPALFEQLSRLQEFIRQLPRSETQVEPDVEEQAPNGTTTASLSTTSPSVRVFQDPVHQVVSGPVTSSSPEADQYSTALPAEPAQAHGSHSDLSSCEAVLTQKLKSLELQNALPGQAEMSYHKSLALDPSCLLTPPNTPQGMELAELEADLQEGARQQKKVSGCVEKKKEKMEEKEEEEREEVLMVELHRGPHGLGLALVDGTKTPLRMSGIYVKSVVPDSPAAQCQKLRMGDRILAVNGISLVGMEYNIGRELIRSSGDLLRLLIAKIDSKASSKGSTKC; encoded by the exons ATGATTTCAGAGGAGAGAAGCAGCCACGTCCATAAACAAGCCCTGAACTTCCCTGTGGGTTTGCTCATCCGCTCCCCGAAGAGACGACTGGCCAAGCTGGGCAGGAAACCCAGCAATGGGTCTCTGCA GTCCAACACCTCAGACAACACTGTGCGCTCTACAGAGAGTGTTGGTGTTCGGCAGCCGGCCAAGAGTAAAATCCGCCGCCACAACAACAGGCTTTCATCTGTTTTTAACTACAGCCCCAACCTGCGGGACAGTGGACGCCGTGGCCAGGCGCATGGCGGCGGGAGCCTTGGCGGAGATCACCAGGCTGCAGACGACCCGGCTGAGCTGTCCAGCCAAATGTCTGTCCCTGGCATCCTGAAGATCTTCGGCAGTGACATCTGTCAGGGGACCAACTACAAGAGTGTGCTGGCCACCACTCAGTCCAATGCAAAGGAACTGGTGAAGGAGGCCCTGGAGAG GTACTGTCTGGAAAAAGAAGACCCCACAGACTATGTTCTCTGCGACGTGATTGGCAAGACGGGCACAGACAACCACTGGAAGAGGGAGTGTTTTCGTATTGTCGGGGACAACGAGAAGCCCCTGATGCTGCAGTCGCTTTGGAAACCCAAGGAAGGTTTCTCCAGGCGTTTTGAAATCCAGCTGAGAGCGAGTGTTGAAGAGCAAAGTttgaaggacagagacacagtcacaGCAG GCATCAACGCTCAGGCTCGTAAGCTGCAGAAGAGCCGCTCCAGAGTGACCTCTCTGTTTGTGGATGGCAGTGGGGATGATGTGGACGGACTCGGGATCTGGAGGAGCCTGAGTGAGATGGATCTGTCTACGATGGGGAAAGAGGCGAGCCGGGCCCAACAGAGGATCAGAGAGGATCCTGAGGCAGAGGCCGACAAGGAGGTGCTGCGACTCGGtatggagaaggaggagactGAGAGCAGTGACGACAACACCACCCAGTACTCCATTCATCCCCCCTTTGACTTCCCAtacttcctcctgctgcagggCTACAGCCACAGACAG GACTTTGTCATCTACCTGATGAGTGGGACGACCACCATCTTTGGCTGCTGCAGGGAGCACAGTAatggtgaggatgaggagaggctAAAGGTCGACATCCTTCTCTTTGCTCCTGATGTGTTGCCTCAACACTGCAGTGTCAGACGCTTGGACTCTCACAGCCAAACCTCCACTGGGGAGCACAGAAAGACATTGACAATGCTGAAGCCCCTCCACGGTGCTCCCGTGACCAGGAATGGTTTTCTACTTAAAGAGGAGGTGGAACTAAACCCTGGGGACCTGGTGGGTTTGGGAAAACACTACCTATTCATGTTCAAGGATCCTACAAGCTTATCTGGATCCCTCCAGACGCCTCCTTGGATGATAAGACTGTGCCCAAACTCTGATACAAAAGCGTCATCCTCTTGCTTATCGTGTGGCTCCTCCATCGCCACAAAAAGGCTCCAGAGGAAGCCTTTGCCTCCTCGCTGGAGGGACCTGGAGGGCAAAGAGGCTTTGCTAAGCTAcgagctggagcaggaggaaCGAGTCCTCCAGGAGATTTTGGAAATGTTGGACCCCAGTGGGAACGAACCGAAGCTGACGCCTGCTTTCCTGCTGAGCCTCTGCATCCAGCACTCTGCCTCCACGTTCGAGCTGACGCACCTGAGGCAGCTGCTGCTCCGGATTGCCAGTCAGATCCAGCTCATCATGTGG GAGAAGACAAAGGAACTCGCAACCATGCAGCCAGAAAA GAGCTCCAGTGACAAGGAGTCTAATCCTCTTCAGCTGCCcagcacagaggagctgatcCCAGGTCTGCAGCCCCTGGTGCTGTGGATGGCCAACTCCATTGAACTCCTGCACTTCATCCAGCACGAAGTCCCTCAGCTGCTGCCCTGGAGGCAGGACCACGAGGGTGAAG GTGTGTTGGACTCTGAGATGTCATCCACTCGGACAGCCTGTGAGGAAGCCATGACAGTCGTGGAGGAAGTTATCATGTTCACCTTTCAGCAGTCTGTCTACTATCTCACAAAG AGCATGTATCCAGCACTGCCTGGTCTGCTGGATGGGAACCCTTTCTCAGAGAGCGGCCAGCTGCGAGTGCCTGACGGACTCAGTGGCATCCTCGAGGTGCTGAAGGAGGCGTTGAAGCTTCTCACAGCTTTCCAGGTGCATCCCGACATCTCATTACAGCTCTGCGCCTACCTGTTCTTCTTCATCAACGCGTCGCTGTTCAACGCACTCATGGAGAGAG GATCTGTTGCTGGGTTCTACCAGTGGTCCCGAGGTGTTCAGATTCGGGCAAACCTGGACCTGCTGATGGACTGGATTCAGAGCATTGGACTAGGCGACCTGGCCACTGAGTACTTCCAGaagctctctgctgctgtcaatcTTCTGGCTACACCCAAAGAAACCCTCCTGCAG GCATCATGGTCGTCTCTCAGGACCGAGTTTGCTGCTCTGAACCCGGCCCAGCTTCACCATATGCTGAGGGAGTATAACTCAGGTAAAGCCTGTCCCAGCGGATGGAACCCGTCACTGGATGACGCTCAGGACGCTGTCAGGACAG gCAACATCCTGGAGAGCTTTGACAACCACCCGCCGCTCATCCTGCCTAGCAGCACCTTTCACCTGGAGCTGGGTAAACCCGTCGTGGAGCCAGCACTGTTCGAACAGCTCAGTCGTCTGCAGGAGTTCATTCGCCAGCTCCCCCGCAGTGAAACCCAAGTCGAACCTGATGTGGAGGAACAG GCTCCCAAtgggacaaccacagccagcctGTCTACGACCTCACCTTCAGTCAGAGTCTTCCAGGATCCTGTCCATCAGGTGGTCTCTGGCCCGgttacctcctcctcccctgagGCAGACCAGTACTCTACCGCCCTTCCTGCAGAACCTGCTCAGGCCCATGGTTCTCACAGTGACCTTAGCAGCTGCGAGGCCGTCCTGACCCAAAAGCTGAAGAGCCTGGAGCTGCAGAATGCCCTCCCAGGACAGGCAGAGATGAGCTACCACAAGAGCCTGGCGTTGGACCCATCCTGCCTGCTCACGCCACCCAACACCCCACAGGGTATGGAGCTGGCCGAGCTTGAGGCTGATCTGCAGGAGGGTGCCCGCCAGCAAAAGAAAG tgagtggatgtgttgagaagaagaaagaaaaaatggaagaaaaagaagaagaggagcgagAGGAGGTGCTCATGGTGGAGCTTCACAGAGGACCTCATGGTCTTGGGCTGGCGCTCGTAGATGGAACG AAAACGCCACTTAGAATGAGTGGGATTTATGTGAAGTCAGTGGTTCCCGactctcctgcagctcagtgtcagAAACTGAGAATGGGCGATCGCATCCTTGCTGTTAATGGCATCAGCTTGGTCGGTATGGAGTATAACAT tggTAGAGAACTGATTCGATCATCAGGAGACCTGCTCAGACTGCTCATCGCTAAGATCGACTCAAAGGCGAGCAGCAAGGGTTCGACTAAAtgctga